Proteins from one Triticum aestivum cultivar Chinese Spring chromosome 7A, IWGSC CS RefSeq v2.1, whole genome shotgun sequence genomic window:
- the LOC123154024 gene encoding histone H4, whose protein sequence is MSGRGKGGKGLGKGGAKRHRKVLRDNIQGITKPAIRRLARRGGVKRISGLIYEETRGVLKIFLENVIRDAVTYTEHARRKTVTAMDVVYALKRQGRTLYGFGG, encoded by the coding sequence ATGTCCGGCCGCGGCAAGGGAGGGAAGGGGCTGGGCAAGGGCGGCGCCAAGCGCCACCGGAAGGTGCTGCGCGACAACATCCagggcatcaccaagccggcgatcCGTCGTCTGGCGCGGCGTGGCGGCGTGAAGCGCATCTCGgggctcatctacgaggagacccgcggcgtgcTCAAGATCTTCCTGGAGAACGTCATCCGCGACGCCGTGACCTACACCGAGCACGCCCGCCGCAAGACCGTCACCGCCATGGACGTCGTCTACGCGCTGAAGCGCCAGGGCCGCACCCTCTACGGCTTCGGCGGCTAG